TGCACCTCGGGAGTCTCTACAGCCATGGTCTGTGGGGTTAGCTTGAAATACAGGTCAAGCATGATGATCAGCGCCACGGGGGTAAGACGGTCATCTTCTTCCAACGGACGGAAATCGCTCTCAAACGACTCCTCCACATCCACTCCCTCATAGAAAGAGTCTGCCGAGCCGAAGCCACGCATCTGTCGCCACAGGCTGACAGCTCGCTTAAGCCTACGCGGATTTGAAGAATACACCTCCCATATATGTTCCAGTCGCGGAGTACTCAGTTTGGCAATCTGCTGCATACGCTCCACCAAGACGGGTGGTGCCACATGAAGCTCCATGCTCAGACTGACCATGTCCCGACTATAGGCTGCCTTCACACCTGTGGGGTGCTTGAGATACAACTGCATCACAGGCAGCCAAAAATCATCTTGCCAAACAGTTTTTTTTGCCATGCCGTGCAAAGGTAGGTATTTTTGCTGACAAAACAACACGTTTTTCAAAGAAAAAGTTTATTGTATTCTTTTTTTTGTGTACCTTTGCCCGCATGTTCAGGCTATTAACGACTATCATCCTCGCATCGTTCATCACGATGCTGTCTGCACAGACGCCAAGAGAAGAATTCAGAAAATCTCCTGAGCGCTCTGCCAGCAATAGTGTGGCATATCCATTGCCAACCAAGAAGCTCACTCCTGCCCCAAAGGATAAAGAGCCGTTCTATCTTAGCCATTACGGACGTCACGGTTCCCGTTATCTCACGAAGACCGATGACTACGAATATATCGTTCGTCTGTTCAAGCAGGCTGACGAAGAAGGCAAGCTTACCCCATTGGGCAAGGACGTTCTCCAGCGTGCAAATCTGCTCAGCCAGCAGGCCAAGAACAGATGGGGTGACTTGACAAAGGTGGGTGTCCAGCAGCTTAAGGACATTGCGCTACGCATGACGAAAAACTTCCCCCAGCTGTTCAAGGGCAAAGCCAGTGTCAGAGCCCGTAGCACCCTCATACCGCGATGTCAGCTATCCATGACATCTGCCATACAGCAGCTGACTATTTGCAATCCCAATCTCCAGTTTGACTTCGATGCCAGTGCCCACGACCTGCACTACATGAACTTTCAGGACAGGATACTGAGAGACAGCAACAAGAAGCCCAGTCTCGAAAAATACTATGACGACTACACCAACAAGCACCTAAGCTACGATCGTCTTCTCAACTCTCTTTTCAACGACACCGCATTCATAAGCAAAAACATAGACGCCTATCAGCTCAACATCCATCTTTACCGCTTGGCAGGCAGCATCCAGAACACCAGTTATGCAGGAAAGATGACGCTCTATGACATCTTCACCGACGAAGAGATCTATGAGAACTGGCAGGTATCCAATGCATGGTGGTTCTTAGGATTCGGCTTCACCCCGCTCAATGGCAACAAGCAGCCGTTCACACAGCGCCATCTTCTACGTAAAATCATTGAAGAAGCCGATGCAGCAATAAATGGCGAGGGCACCAAAGTCGATCTGCGTTTCGGCCATGACACCATGGTTCTTCCTTTGGTATGTCTCATGGGCATAAACGGATACGACGCATCTATCGGCGACCTCGACTCACTTGTCAGTCGCGGCTGGATAGACTACAAGGTGTTCCCCATGGCAAGCAACCTGCAGATTGTATTCTATAGGAAGAACGCCAAAGACAACGAT
This region of Prevotella sp. E13-27 genomic DNA includes:
- a CDS encoding histidine-type phosphatase, producing the protein MFRLLTTIILASFITMLSAQTPREEFRKSPERSASNSVAYPLPTKKLTPAPKDKEPFYLSHYGRHGSRYLTKTDDYEYIVRLFKQADEEGKLTPLGKDVLQRANLLSQQAKNRWGDLTKVGVQQLKDIALRMTKNFPQLFKGKASVRARSTLIPRCQLSMTSAIQQLTICNPNLQFDFDASAHDLHYMNFQDRILRDSNKKPSLEKYYDDYTNKHLSYDRLLNSLFNDTAFISKNIDAYQLNIHLYRLAGSIQNTSYAGKMTLYDIFTDEEIYENWQVSNAWWFLGFGFTPLNGNKQPFTQRHLLRKIIEEADAAINGEGTKVDLRFGHDTMVLPLVCLMGINGYDASIGDLDSLVSRGWIDYKVFPMASNLQIVFYRKNAKDNDVLIKVLLNEEEASLPVKTDIAPYYHWNTVRQYLLDIVNNYKE